The Ktedonobacterales bacterium sequence GGCTCAACGCTGGCCGCCTTCCAGGCGGCGCTACAAGTGGCAACCCCCGATAGTTGGTGAAACCATACGCCACGAAGGTGTATCAAAAACACGCTTCTTCAGCTATAATAAAACCCTATGCGGGAAAAACCGAGCATTCAAGAGAAAGACCTGCGCGCCTGCTTGCAGGAACAGTATCATCTTTCAGCCGCCACGCTTGAGTTTTTGCCCCTGGGGCTGGACAGCAGGTCGGGGGTGTATCGCGTGGTGAGCGAGCAAGGGACTCCCTATTTACTCAAAGCCAGGGCTGGATCGTTCTACGAACCCAGTTGTCTGGTTCCTCGCTCTCTCCGAGATCAAGGAATCGCGTCGGTGGTAGCTCCCCTTCCCACGCAGAGAAACGCCTTGTGGACCCAGGCAGGGGAATGGACGGTGATTGTATACCCCTTTATCGAGGGGGAAACAGGCTGGAACCCAGGCATGACCGATGGGCAGTGGAGGGCGGCGGGAACGACCCTCAAGCAGATTCACGGGGCCATGCTGCCCGCTGAGGGCGTTCCGTCTCTGCGTAAAGAGGCGTTTGACCCGACGGAGTATGCTCGTTGGGTACGATCATTTGCAACACAGCAAGCGCGTGCTGAAGGGGGCAGCAGAGTTGAGCAGGCGCTTCGTGCTTGTTGGGTGGCGCACCAGCCCACGATTCAGGCGGCAGTGACTTCTCTGGAAACGCTGGCAGATGTGCTGCAAAGGCGATCAGGGCCGCGCGTCATCTGCCACGCTGACTTGCATCCAGGCAATATGATCCGTGACCAGACCGGCCAGGTCTTTGTGATTGATTGGGAGGATGTAATGCTGGCCCCCAAAGAGCGCGATTTCCTCTTTGTGGGGGAACCGCCAGCGGATGGCTCAGCGGGAGAGGACACCGCCCCTTTTTTTCAAGGGTACGGGCAGACGGAGATAGATTGGATCGCGCTCACGTATTATCGCTGGGAACGGGTTATTACAGACCTGATCGAGGACGCTGGGCAAGTGTTTTTCCGGGATGATCTCGGAGAAGAATCCAGGGCTGATGCCGTCCAGCGGTTCAGCGACACCTTTGCGGCAGGCTATCAAGTGGATGTGGCCTGGGCCGCTGCGGCCCATCTCCCATCAGACCTCAGCTTTCTCAGTAGACCACAATAGACTTCGATAGAAAGGAAGCGTCACGATCAGCGCGAACCCCGCGACGTAAGCAGCAGCGCCCGCTCTTCCTGGCTGGTTTCGTGGTTCAGGTTGTCCCCGATGAGGTCTTCCACTTCGGTCAGGCTGTTGGTCTGGACAAGCTGTCGGCGCAGCGAGACAGCATCGAAGAAATCGCGGCAGTACCAGGAAAGGTGCTTGCGCAGTTCAACCCAGCGGTGGCCGGGCAGCAGCCTGGCGAACAGGCGAGCGTGATAGAGGGCGGTGCGCAAGCGTTCCTGGCTGGTAGGGCGCGCGGCTGGAGCGAGCGTCCCGTCATGTAGAGCGCCCGTGCCGCTGGCTCCCAGGTGGGGGGCCGCCAGGGTGGCGCGCATGGCCCGCAGGTCGCGGAACAGCCAGGGGTTGCCCATGCTGGCGCGGCCAATGAGGACGCCATGCACACCTGTTTCCAGAATGCGGCGGCGGGCGTCTTCGACGGTGTGGATGTCTCCGTTGCCCAGGATGAGGGTAGGCGTCTGGCGCACGATGGCGGCTGCTCGTCCGATGGCGTCCCAATTGGCTGATCCGGTATACATCTGGCGCAGCGTGCGCCCATGGAGCGAGATCGCTACCGGCTCCACCTCCAGCAGCACCTTGACCCAATCCTCGATGACAATCGAGTCATAGCCCAGGCGTGTCTTGACGGAGACTGGCAGAAGCCGCCGCGCAGTGGGCGCGTGCCGGGCCGCGTTCATCTGGCGGATGCGCGCGATGCGTTCCGACGCCAGGCCGATGCCTTCCAATGTCTGGCCGTTGGCCCAATCCTCCACGCCCCGTTTGACGGCGCGCACGATCTCTTGCGCCAGCAGCGGCTCGCGGATGAGCGCCGCGCCGCCGCCCTTGCCGGTGACACATTTGGAGGGGCAGCCCATGTTGATGTCCACGCCATCGAAGCCCAGTTCGCAGACCATGATCGCGGAGCGATAAAAGTCCTGCGGCGTCGCGCCGAAGATTTGCGCGACTACCGGACGCTCCGCGTCATCGAACAGGAAGGCGTCCAGCAGCCGCACATCACCGCGCCAGAGTCCCTCTACATTGGTGAACTCGGTGAACACGATGTCGGGGCGGCCAATTTCGGCGTGAACCTGCCGAAAAGGCGCGTCGCTTACCCCGTCCATAGGGGCCAGGGCAATGATGGGCTGTGGAAGGGTCTGCCAGAACGAGGACACGCATCACTCCTTACATCAGAAGAATAGGCCGCAGCACAGGCTGCCATGCAGGCATCATGCAGGTATATCGAATGTCTTCTCATTGTGTCCCAACGGAGCGGCTGCTGTCAAGGGAAGCAGGCAAGCGCCTATTTGTAGCGCCGCTCCCCTTCGGGGAGGGCCGCTTGCCTCGGCTGGGCCTCGGCACTCTCGCTCGCTGCGCTCGCTCGCGCGTCCCTTCCAGGCGGCTCAACGCTGGCCTGCTGGTACGTTGGCTTGGAGGGCGAACGCTCGCGCTGGCGAATCGTTGGCCGCCTGGAAGGCGGCGCTACAGGTATAAGGTTAGGCGGGGTTGTAACCGCCAGCCGATGGTCAGGTGAGGAAAGCGAAACTCTGCTCCATCGGCGTATAGAACTGTGTTTTATCGCTGTCAAAGGTCGTGATAGGCGAAAGGTAGCTCAGGCTGAAGAGGGTTCCTTTATAGACCAACGACTCCACGACGGCATGCAGGCTGCTTTTCTCGCCACAGTCCAACTGATGCCACTGCTGGCCGCCAATGGTGACGGCTGCGGGGGTGGCGTCAGACGCATTCCCCACGACACTACAGAAGCCTGTATTGAACAGGTCTTCTTGACCAGACCTCGCGCCTGCGCTAATCGTTACCTGGAAGACCTGGCCGCTGTCACTGGTGAATTCCTCGCCGCTCGTACCCTGAGCGTCTCCGACTGGCTTCCAATCACTGGGATAGGCAATGCTGAAGGTGCTGCCGGTGAACTTCTTGAAGCCTGCCGGGATGCTTGGGGTAGGCGTGGAGGCGCCTGGGCCGGTGCTGGTGGCTGGTTTTTTGCCGGTGAGTGCGATGGCAGCGACGATGCCGCCCGCGATCACAACGAGCAGGACAATGGCAATGATCGCAATGAGGCCGCCCCTGCCCTTTTTGGGCGGCGGCATCATTGGCCCGCCAGGGTATCCCGGCTGCGGCGGTGGAAACGGTGTCCCAGGGTATCCCGGCTGCGGCGGTGGAAAGCCGCCCTGTGGCGCGCTGCCAAAGCCTGGAGGCGGCCCATAGCCTGGCTGCGGTGGTGGAAATTGTGGGCCAGGAGGCTGCGACGGAGGCCCATAGCCCGGCTGCGTGCCTGAGCCAAAGCCTGGTTGTGATGGCGGGAACTGCGGGCCAGGCATGCCCCCTGGCTGCGGCAGGATATAGCCCGGCGGCGGCGCGGGCTGCGCTGGCGGGAACTGAGGCGGCGCGCCAAAGCCTGGCTGGGATGGCTGCGGCGGAAATCCATCCGGCTGCTGCCCATAGGGCGCGCCTGGCGTGGGCGTCTGCCCTGGCGTTGGGGGTCTCACTCGCGTCGTCGGCGACTCATCGTCACTGTTCCCCCCGCCTGGGGGGCCGGATTGAAATGGCTGATCTGATTGCATTATGGTTTGTCTGGCGCAGGCGGAAAGCCTGCGCGCCCTCCTTTATCGTGTTGGAGAAATTATCGTGTTGGAGAAATGGTACATTGTTCGCTAGTCTCTCTGAGGGGTTATGTGCTATTCCTATCATCGCGTGCTTTTTGCGCTCTCAAGACTCTAGCATCCACATCAGGGGTTGTCAAGCTTCCCACTCACACTCTCTTATGGTAGAGCATCATTTCAAGGCCGCTCTCTCGGAAGACGCGTAAAAACAGTTTCGTCGCGTGGTGCACGACGAAACTGAATGGGCTGAGGATCCGTGCTGTATGGCTGCTACTGGCCCGCGACGGTCACGCTCGATGGAGCGCCGATGGCGCGCTTGAGGTCTTCGACCTTATCCAGCCGCTCCCAGGGGGCGTCAATGTCGGTGCGGCCAAAGTGGCCGTAGGCAGCGGTCGCCTGATAGATGGGCCGTCGCAGTTTGAGCGCCTGGATGATGCCCGCCGGGCGCAGATCGAAATGCTCGCGGATGAGCCGGGCCAGCGTATTATCATCAACCTTCCCGGTGCCGAACGTCTCTACGAAGATGGCGAGCGGGCGGGCGACACCGATAGCATAGGCTACCTGAATCTCGCAGCGATCAGCCAGGCCAGCGGCGACAATATTCTTGGCGACGTGGCGCACCGCATAGGCCGCCGAGCGGTCAACCTTGGTGGGGTCTTTGCCGCTGAACGCGCCGCCGCCATGACGCGCCATGCCGCCGTAGGTGTCTACGATGATCTTGCGCCCGGTCAGCCCGGCGTCTCCCATCGGCCCGCCGACGACAAAGCGGCCCGTCGGGTTGACATGATAGGTAGTCTTCTCATCCAGCAGTTCGGGCGGGATGACCTTCTTGATGATATGCTCTTTCACGTCGGCTGTGATCTGTTGCAGAGAGGCATCCGGGGCATGCTGGGTGGAAATGACAACTGTATCAACGCGCACCGGCTTGCCAAACTCGTACTGCACCGTGACCTGGCTTTTGCCATCGGGGCGCAGATAGGGCATCGGGCCAGTGCCATCCACAGAAAGGCGGCGCACGCTGGCAAGCTGGCGGGTCAGTTTGTGGGCCAGGCTGATGGGCATAGGCATCAGTTCGGTGGTTTCGTTGCAGGCAAAGCCGATCATCATGCCCTGGTCGCCCGCGCCAATTTCTTCCAGTTCATCATCGGTGAGCGGGCCACTTGACTGGCGCTCTTTCGCTTCCTTGGAACGCGAGACGCCCATATCAATGTCGGGCGATTGCTTGCCAATGGAGGTGGTGACGCCGCAGGTGCGATAGTCGAAGCCATAGCGGGCGTCGGTATAGCCGATGTGTTCAATCGTCTGGCGAAC is a genomic window containing:
- a CDS encoding aminoglycoside phosphotransferase family protein; this encodes MREKPSIQEKDLRACLQEQYHLSAATLEFLPLGLDSRSGVYRVVSEQGTPYLLKARAGSFYEPSCLVPRSLRDQGIASVVAPLPTQRNALWTQAGEWTVIVYPFIEGETGWNPGMTDGQWRAAGTTLKQIHGAMLPAEGVPSLRKEAFDPTEYARWVRSFATQQARAEGGSRVEQALRACWVAHQPTIQAAVTSLETLADVLQRRSGPRVICHADLHPGNMIRDQTGQVFVIDWEDVMLAPKERDFLFVGEPPADGSAGEDTAPFFQGYGQTEIDWIALTYYRWERVITDLIEDAGQVFFRDDLGEESRADAVQRFSDTFAAGYQVDVAWAAAAHLPSDLSFLSRPQ
- the metK gene encoding methionine adenosyltransferase, giving the protein MTSFMTSPKTFFTSESVTEGHPDKLCDQISDAVLDNLIAQDESARVACETATTTGLILVCGEITTTAWADIPAIVRQTIEHIGYTDARYGFDYRTCGVTTSIGKQSPDIDMGVSRSKEAKERQSSGPLTDDELEEIGAGDQGMMIGFACNETTELMPMPISLAHKLTRQLASVRRLSVDGTGPMPYLRPDGKSQVTVQYEFGKPVRVDTVVISTQHAPDASLQQITADVKEHIIKKVIPPELLDEKTTYHVNPTGRFVVGGPMGDAGLTGRKIIVDTYGGMARHGGGAFSGKDPTKVDRSAAYAVRHVAKNIVAAGLADRCEIQVAYAIGVARPLAIFVETFGTGKVDDNTLARLIREHFDLRPAGIIQALKLRRPIYQATAAYGHFGRTDIDAPWERLDKVEDLKRAIGAPSSVTVAGQ
- a CDS encoding tRNA-dihydrouridine synthase — translated: MSSFWQTLPQPIIALAPMDGVSDAPFRQVHAEIGRPDIVFTEFTNVEGLWRGDVRLLDAFLFDDAERPVVAQIFGATPQDFYRSAIMVCELGFDGVDINMGCPSKCVTGKGGGAALIREPLLAQEIVRAVKRGVEDWANGQTLEGIGLASERIARIRQMNAARHAPTARRLLPVSVKTRLGYDSIVIEDWVKVLLEVEPVAISLHGRTLRQMYTGSANWDAIGRAAAIVRQTPTLILGNGDIHTVEDARRRILETGVHGVLIGRASMGNPWLFRDLRAMRATLAAPHLGASGTGALHDGTLAPAARPTSQERLRTALYHARLFARLLPGHRWVELRKHLSWYCRDFFDAVSLRRQLVQTNSLTEVEDLIGDNLNHETSQEERALLLTSRGSR